One region of Tumebacillus amylolyticus genomic DNA includes:
- a CDS encoding SulP family inorganic anion transporter — protein MHTLTYKQAWFSNIRGDILAGMTVAFALIPEAIAFAIIAGVNPMVGLFASFTIAMVVAFAGGRPGMISAATGAMALVMVNVVRDYGIEYMFAATVLTGIIQYLLGVFRVGRFITFLPQSVILGFVNALAILIFMAQLPQFVDVGWEMYAMVAGTLAIIYLFPRVTKKFPSALLAIIVMTIVAVWTGADLRTVGDMGTITRDLPSFHIANIPFTFETLKILLPFSLSLAVVGMFESLLTATILDEMTQTKSDKNREIRGQGLANVVTGFFGGMAGCAMIGQSVIHVKSGGRGRLGTFWAGLFLVFLLLVLSDVVRQIPMAALVGVMFMVSIGTFDWKSILHIRRMPVSEAFVMLLTMGIVVATHDLSKGVLAGVVISALLFGWKISRLKVSSSFEQGGTRKVYHVTGPLFFGTTSQFLDMFEVDNDPSQIVIDFSGSHVWDHSAVTAISKVLNKYRESGKVGTLVGLNDESRFLMERVGLKINSAQ, from the coding sequence ATGCACACTCTAACTTACAAACAAGCTTGGTTTTCCAACATACGCGGTGACATTCTCGCGGGGATGACGGTTGCGTTTGCGCTGATTCCCGAGGCAATTGCGTTTGCGATTATTGCCGGTGTGAATCCGATGGTCGGTCTGTTTGCTTCCTTTACCATTGCCATGGTCGTGGCGTTCGCGGGTGGACGACCGGGTATGATCTCGGCGGCGACGGGCGCGATGGCGTTGGTGATGGTCAACGTGGTTCGCGATTATGGGATTGAATACATGTTTGCCGCGACGGTTCTCACGGGTATCATTCAATATTTGCTCGGCGTGTTTCGAGTCGGGCGGTTTATTACGTTTTTGCCGCAGTCGGTGATTCTGGGCTTTGTGAATGCGTTGGCGATCTTGATCTTCATGGCGCAGTTGCCACAGTTCGTCGATGTCGGCTGGGAGATGTACGCGATGGTTGCGGGGACGCTGGCGATCATCTACTTGTTCCCGCGGGTCACGAAAAAATTTCCGTCGGCGTTGCTGGCCATCATCGTGATGACGATTGTCGCGGTTTGGACAGGCGCGGACTTGCGGACGGTCGGGGATATGGGCACAATTACGCGAGACTTGCCGAGTTTCCATATCGCCAACATTCCGTTCACGTTCGAAACGTTGAAGATCCTCCTGCCGTTCTCGCTCTCCCTTGCGGTGGTCGGGATGTTCGAGTCGTTGCTGACGGCGACAATCCTCGATGAAATGACCCAGACCAAGAGTGACAAAAACCGCGAAATTCGCGGCCAAGGTCTCGCCAACGTCGTGACCGGATTCTTCGGCGGCATGGCGGGCTGTGCGATGATCGGGCAGTCTGTGATCCATGTGAAATCGGGTGGGCGCGGAAGACTGGGGACTTTTTGGGCAGGGTTGTTCTTGGTGTTTCTGTTGCTGGTGCTCAGTGACGTGGTGCGGCAGATTCCGATGGCGGCGCTGGTCGGCGTGATGTTCATGGTCTCGATTGGGACGTTTGATTGGAAGTCGATCTTGCACATTCGTCGCATGCCGGTGAGTGAAGCGTTCGTGATGCTCCTGACGATGGGAATTGTCGTGGCGACTCATGACTTGTCCAAAGGCGTGCTGGCCGGGGTTGTCATTTCGGCGCTGCTGTTTGGCTGGAAGATTTCGAGATTGAAGGTTTCCAGCAGCTTCGAACAGGGTGGGACTCGCAAGGTCTACCATGTGACGGGGCCGTTGTTTTTCGGGACGACGAGCCAGTTCCTCGACATGTTCGAGGTGGATAACGACCCTTCCCAGATCGTGATCGACTTCAGCGGTTCGCACGTCTGGGACCATTCGGCGGTCACGGCGATCTCCAAAGTGCTGAACAAGTACCGGGAGTCAGGCAAGGTAGGAACGCTCGTCGGCCTCAACG